In Planctomycetia bacterium, the DNA window CCGCGGCGGCACCTACTACGAACAGGTCCGCTGCGCCCTTCGAGGGACCGCGGAGCAGCCGATCGTCGTTCGCTCGGCCTCCGGCGAACTCGCGACGATCGACGCCGGCGAGCGTGAATTCTTCGAGCAGCCCGCGCAAGCTTGGGAACCGGTTGCCGGCGCCGGCGACGAATACCGCTCGACGCGCACCTTCGGCAACATCCGTTACCTGCTCGGCTCGTTCGGCGATTCGTTCATCGGCCTCAACACCTATTACCACGCGCAAGACCTGCGTGCGACGAACGAAATGTGGGACCTCGTCTCGTCCGACGATAAGAACGGCGACGTGAAGCCCGTCTATTGCGGCCCCGGCCTGTGGTACGACCCGGCAACCGGTCGCGTGCATGCGCGCCTTGCGCACACGCACTTGAAAGGGACCGACAACTACACGGGCTCGACCGACCCGCGGCAAGTGCCGCTCGTCGTCGTGCCGTCGCATCATATTCCGCTTCGCCTCGACGGCGCGGCCCATCTTACGTTTCAAGATCTCGTCGTTCGGGGCGGCGGGCACGACACGATTCTGCTCGAGCAAACCCGCGCGATCGCGTTCGACAACGTGACCGTTTGGTGCGGCTCCAACGGCATTCGAGCCTATGGCGCTCAAGGGCTCACGCTGCATCGTTGCGGCCTGTTCGGTAACGTACCGCCGTGGACGTTTCGCACCGACACGAGCCTCCGCACTTATCCGTGGCGCAACGAACGAGACATTACGCGGCTCAATACCCACGCTCTGTTGCTCCCCAACTCCGGCCGCGAGTCCGACGTCTATGCGTTTCCGCAAAACGACGATTGGAAAATCAGTTATTGCGAGTTCGGCGACGGCCACGACGGCGTTTATCTCGGCGGTCTCAACGTCGACTTCCACCACAACCTCATCGACGGCACGCAAGACGACGGCATCTATCTGAGCCCGATGTACCATCGCTATACGAAGACGCCCGACCGGATTCGCATTCATGCGAACGTGATCCGCCGTTGCCTCACGCCGCTGGCGTTCGGCGGCAAGGAGCTCACGACCGACGTCGTGTTCGTCTGCCGCAACGTGATCGACTGCCGCGAGCCGATTCCCACCGGCCGCCCGTCGACCGCGAAGCCGGAACCGACGTTTCAAAGCGGCAAGCCGCTCGGCGATCACGGGAGCCCGCCGTGGTCGTCGCTGTGGTTCGTGAACAACACGCTCTTGATGCGCGACCCGGCCCGCTCGGCCGAGATGGCGCTGACCGATGCGGCGCACTTCGAGCGCAAGCGCTACGTGTTCAACAATCTTTTCGTGCATACGGCCCCGCTTCCGGCACCGAAGCCGACCGTCGTCGGCGAAGGGATCAGCGACGGCAATCTCTATTGGTCGCTCGGGGCGAAGGGAGCGGAGACGTCGCAATTCTTCGCGAAGTTTCGCGGCTCGCCCGCTTTCGAGGAGAGTAAGAAGGTCTACTCGGCCGGCTTCGGCGCCGGCTCGCGCGTGGGAGACCCGCGCTTGAACGACGACTTCACGCTCGGCAAAGGGAGCGCCGCGATCGATGCGGGCACGGTCGTGCCGGCCGAGTATGTCGACCCGCTCCGCACCTTCGATCAAGGTGTGCCCGACATCGGCGCGCTACCGCTCGGCGCAAGCATGTTCCGCGTCGGCCGCGAGGCGGCGCAGCCCTGATTGTTGCAGGCACGCTCCGCGTGCCGTCGCGGGGCTTGTTCGATGTTGTTTTCAGGCACGATGGCTACGGCACGCGGAGCGTGCCTGCAACTTTGGCCTAATTCTTCGTGTTGAATTCTCGCCGCTTAAGTGCGATGTTCGAGCTTGTGACGGAGACAGGGCTCCGACCTCTGCGAGGTTTCGACACGTTGCTTCATTGCGACGACGAATCGCGACGGGAACCTTCGAGCTCCGCCGGTGCCGCTTGTCATCGCCGGGGCTCGAAGTAATCGACTTGATCGTCGGTCCCTCGCGACG includes these proteins:
- a CDS encoding DUF1565 domain-containing protein produces the protein MPSCRSTSSFCRLALVAFAIFATLAANRQLRAEPALSHAPLRTLPKPSARPPATGSNKYADAARGSDQADGSSGHPWRTINHALTQLRAGDTLNLRGGTYYEQVRCALRGTAEQPIVVRSASGELATIDAGEREFFEQPAQAWEPVAGAGDEYRSTRTFGNIRYLLGSFGDSFIGLNTYYHAQDLRATNEMWDLVSSDDKNGDVKPVYCGPGLWYDPATGRVHARLAHTHLKGTDNYTGSTDPRQVPLVVVPSHHIPLRLDGAAHLTFQDLVVRGGGHDTILLEQTRAIAFDNVTVWCGSNGIRAYGAQGLTLHRCGLFGNVPPWTFRTDTSLRTYPWRNERDITRLNTHALLLPNSGRESDVYAFPQNDDWKISYCEFGDGHDGVYLGGLNVDFHHNLIDGTQDDGIYLSPMYHRYTKTPDRIRIHANVIRRCLTPLAFGGKELTTDVVFVCRNVIDCREPIPTGRPSTAKPEPTFQSGKPLGDHGSPPWSSLWFVNNTLLMRDPARSAEMALTDAAHFERKRYVFNNLFVHTAPLPAPKPTVVGEGISDGNLYWSLGAKGAETSQFFAKFRGSPAFEESKKVYSAGFGAGSRVGDPRLNDDFTLGKGSAAIDAGTVVPAEYVDPLRTFDQGVPDIGALPLGASMFRVGREAAQP